From Verrucomicrobiales bacterium, the proteins below share one genomic window:
- a CDS encoding M20/M25/M40 family metallo-hydrolase, which yields QHFDPSTLAITTIDCGNPAGNVIPARATARLNIRFNDTHSGDTLSRWLRSEAEAVAEATGVEIGLKISVAGESFLTPPGELSELVSRAVEAETGRKPQASTSGGTSDARFIKDHCPVVEFGLVGKTMHQVDERVEVAHIHQLKAIYGRILRDYFA from the coding sequence CCAGCATTTCGACCCATCGACCCTGGCGATTACCACCATCGACTGCGGCAATCCGGCGGGAAACGTGATCCCGGCGCGGGCGACAGCGCGCCTCAACATCCGGTTCAACGACACGCATTCCGGTGACACGCTGTCGCGCTGGCTGCGATCCGAGGCCGAAGCCGTGGCCGAAGCGACGGGGGTCGAGATCGGCCTGAAGATTTCCGTCGCGGGGGAAAGCTTCCTTACCCCGCCGGGCGAGTTGTCCGAGCTTGTCTCGCGGGCTGTCGAGGCCGAGACGGGCCGCAAGCCACAGGCTTCGACCAGCGGAGGGACCTCGGACGCGCGGTTCATCAAGGATCACTGCCCGGTGGTGGAGTTCGGGCTGGTCGGCAAGACCATGCATCAGGTCGATGAGCGCGTGGAAGTGGCACATATCCACCAGCTGAAAGCGATCTACGGCCGGATCCTGCGGGACTATTTCGCGTGA